One window from the genome of Oryctolagus cuniculus chromosome 1, mOryCun1.1, whole genome shotgun sequence encodes:
- the TPM2 gene encoding tropomyosin beta chain, translating to MDAIKKKMQMLKLDKENAIDRAEQAEADKKQAEDRCKQLEEEQQALQKKLKGTEDEVEKYSESVKDAQEKLEQAEKKATDAEADVASLNRRIQLVEEELDRAQERLATALQKLEEAEKAADESERGMKVIENRAMKDEEKMELQEMQLKEAKHIAEDSDRKYEEVARKLVILEGELERSEERAEVAESRARQLEEELRTMDQALKSLMASEEEYSTKEDKYEEEIKLLEEKLKEAETRAEFAERSVAKLEKTIDDLEDEVYAQKMKYKAISEELDNALNDITSL from the exons ATGGACGCCATCAAGAAGAAGATGCAGATGCTGAAGCTGGACAAGGAGAACGCCATCGACCGCGCCGAGCAGGCCGAAGCCGACAAGAAGCAAGCTGAGGACCGCTGCAAGCAG CTGGAGGAGGAACAGCAGGCGCTCCAGAAGAAGCTGAAGGGGACTGAAGATGAGGTGGAGAAGTACTCGGAGTCGGTGAAAGACGCCCAGGAGAAACTGGAGCAGGCCGAGAAGAAGGCCACCGAC GCTGAAGCAGATGTGGCCTCCCTGAACCGCCGCATTCAGCTGGTAGAGGAGGAGCTGGACCGGGCGCAGGAGCGTCTGGCCACTGCCCTGCAGAAGCTGGAGGAGGCCGAGAAGGCTGCTGATGAGAGCGAGAG AGGCATGAAGGTCATCGAAAACCGGGCCATGAAGGATGAGGAGAAGATGGagctgcaggagatgcagctgaAGGAGGCCAAGCACATTGCTGAGGACTCAGACCGCAAATACGAGGAG gtGGCCAGGAAGCTGGTGATCCTCGAGGGAGAGCTGGAGCGCTCAGAAGAGAGAGCTGAGGTGGCCGAGAG TCGAGCCAGGCAGCTGGAGGAGGAACTCCGAACCATGGACCAGGCCCTCAAGTCCCTGATGGCCTCAGAGGAGGAG TATTCCACCAAGGAGGACAAATACGAAGAGGAGATCAAGCTGCTGGAGGAGAAGCTGAAGGAG GCTGAGACCCGAGCCGAGTTTGCCGAAAGGTCTGTGGCCAAGTTGGAGAAGACCATCGACGACCTGGAAG atgaaGTCTATGCACAGAAGATGAAGTACAAGGCCATCAGCGAGGAGCTGGACAACGCACTCAACGACATCACCTCCCTCTGA
- the TPM2 gene encoding tropomyosin beta chain: MDAIKKKMQMLKLDKENAIDRAEQAEADKKQAEDRCKQLEEEQQALQKKLKGTEDEVEKYSESVKDAQEKLEQAEKKATDAEADVASLNRRIQLVEEELDRAQERLATALQKLEEAEKAADESERGMKVIENRAMKDEEKMELQEMQLKEAKHIAEDSDRKYEEVARKLVILEGELERSEERAEVAESKCGDLEEELKIVTNNLKSLEAQADKYSTKEDKYEEEIKLLEEKLKEAETRAEFAERSVAKLEKTIDDLEETLASAKEENVEIHQTLDQTLLELNNL, translated from the exons ATGGACGCCATCAAGAAGAAGATGCAGATGCTGAAGCTGGACAAGGAGAACGCCATCGACCGCGCCGAGCAGGCCGAAGCCGACAAGAAGCAAGCTGAGGACCGCTGCAAGCAG CTGGAGGAGGAACAGCAGGCGCTCCAGAAGAAGCTGAAGGGGACTGAAGATGAGGTGGAGAAGTACTCGGAGTCGGTGAAAGACGCCCAGGAGAAACTGGAGCAGGCCGAGAAGAAGGCCACCGAC GCTGAAGCAGATGTGGCCTCCCTGAACCGCCGCATTCAGCTGGTAGAGGAGGAGCTGGACCGGGCGCAGGAGCGTCTGGCCACTGCCCTGCAGAAGCTGGAGGAGGCCGAGAAGGCTGCTGATGAGAGCGAGAG AGGCATGAAGGTCATCGAAAACCGGGCCATGAAGGATGAGGAGAAGATGGagctgcaggagatgcagctgaAGGAGGCCAAGCACATTGCTGAGGACTCAGACCGCAAATACGAGGAG gtGGCCAGGAAGCTGGTGATCCTCGAGGGAGAGCTGGAGCGCTCAGAAGAGAGAGCTGAGGTGGCCGAGAG taAATGTGGGGACCTAGAGGAGGAGCTGAAAATTGTTACCAACAACCTGAAATCCCTGGAGGCCCAAGCGGACAAG TATTCCACCAAGGAGGACAAATACGAAGAGGAGATCAAGCTGCTGGAGGAGAAGCTGAAGGAG GCTGAGACCCGAGCCGAGTTTGCCGAAAGGTCTGTGGCCAAGTTGGAGAAGACCATCGACGACCTGGAAG AGACCTTGGCCAGCGCCAAGGAGGAGAACGTGGAGATTCACCAGACCCTGGACCAGACCCTGCTGGAACTCAACAACCTGTGA
- the TPM2 gene encoding tropomyosin beta chain has protein sequence MDAIKKKMQMLKLDKENAIDRAEQAEADKKQAEDRCKQLEEEQQALQKKLKGTEDEVEKYSESVKDAQEKLEQAEKKATDAEADVASLNRRIQLVEEELDRAQERLATALQKLEEAEKAADESERGMKVIENRAMKDEEKMELQEMQLKEAKHIAEDSDRKYEEVARKLVILEGELERSEERAEVAESRARQLEEELRTMDQALKSLMASEEEYSTKEDKYEEEIKLLEEKLKEAETRAEFAERSVAKLEKTIDDLEETLASAKEENVEIHQTLDQTLLELNNL, from the exons ATGGACGCCATCAAGAAGAAGATGCAGATGCTGAAGCTGGACAAGGAGAACGCCATCGACCGCGCCGAGCAGGCCGAAGCCGACAAGAAGCAAGCTGAGGACCGCTGCAAGCAG CTGGAGGAGGAACAGCAGGCGCTCCAGAAGAAGCTGAAGGGGACTGAAGATGAGGTGGAGAAGTACTCGGAGTCGGTGAAAGACGCCCAGGAGAAACTGGAGCAGGCCGAGAAGAAGGCCACCGAC GCTGAAGCAGATGTGGCCTCCCTGAACCGCCGCATTCAGCTGGTAGAGGAGGAGCTGGACCGGGCGCAGGAGCGTCTGGCCACTGCCCTGCAGAAGCTGGAGGAGGCCGAGAAGGCTGCTGATGAGAGCGAGAG AGGCATGAAGGTCATCGAAAACCGGGCCATGAAGGATGAGGAGAAGATGGagctgcaggagatgcagctgaAGGAGGCCAAGCACATTGCTGAGGACTCAGACCGCAAATACGAGGAG gtGGCCAGGAAGCTGGTGATCCTCGAGGGAGAGCTGGAGCGCTCAGAAGAGAGAGCTGAGGTGGCCGAGAG TCGAGCCAGGCAGCTGGAGGAGGAACTCCGAACCATGGACCAGGCCCTCAAGTCCCTGATGGCCTCAGAGGAGGAG TATTCCACCAAGGAGGACAAATACGAAGAGGAGATCAAGCTGCTGGAGGAGAAGCTGAAGGAG GCTGAGACCCGAGCCGAGTTTGCCGAAAGGTCTGTGGCCAAGTTGGAGAAGACCATCGACGACCTGGAAG AGACCTTGGCCAGCGCCAAGGAGGAGAACGTGGAGATTCACCAGACCCTGGACCAGACCCTGCTGGAACTCAACAACCTGTGA
- the TPM2 gene encoding tropomyosin beta chain isoform X2, producing MDAIKKKMQMLKLDKENAIDRAEQAEADKKQAEDRCKQLEEEQQALQKKLKGTEDEVEKYSESVKDAQEKLEQAEKKATDAEADVASLNRRIQLVEEELDRAQERLATALQKLEEAEKAADESERGMKVIENRAMKDEEKMELQEMQLKEAKHIAEDSDRKYEEVARKLVILEGELERSEERAEVAESRARQLEEELRTMDQALKSLMASEEEVATSLALSGQGCLLSAHLPPPQHLRPRCHLQGSGGPGASKLCRLSLSQFCSALLSSTLPLCRLHCLASLCPHTPPCPTTPHPCSKCGDLEEELKIVTNNLKSLEAQADKYSTKEDKYEEEIKLLEEKLKEAETRAEFAERSVAKLEKTIDDLEETLASAKEENVEIHQTLDQTLLELNNL from the exons ATGGACGCCATCAAGAAGAAGATGCAGATGCTGAAGCTGGACAAGGAGAACGCCATCGACCGCGCCGAGCAGGCCGAAGCCGACAAGAAGCAAGCTGAGGACCGCTGCAAGCAG CTGGAGGAGGAACAGCAGGCGCTCCAGAAGAAGCTGAAGGGGACTGAAGATGAGGTGGAGAAGTACTCGGAGTCGGTGAAAGACGCCCAGGAGAAACTGGAGCAGGCCGAGAAGAAGGCCACCGAC GCTGAAGCAGATGTGGCCTCCCTGAACCGCCGCATTCAGCTGGTAGAGGAGGAGCTGGACCGGGCGCAGGAGCGTCTGGCCACTGCCCTGCAGAAGCTGGAGGAGGCCGAGAAGGCTGCTGATGAGAGCGAGAG AGGCATGAAGGTCATCGAAAACCGGGCCATGAAGGATGAGGAGAAGATGGagctgcaggagatgcagctgaAGGAGGCCAAGCACATTGCTGAGGACTCAGACCGCAAATACGAGGAG gtGGCCAGGAAGCTGGTGATCCTCGAGGGAGAGCTGGAGCGCTCAGAAGAGAGAGCTGAGGTGGCCGAGAG TCGAGCCAGGCAGCTGGAGGAGGAACTCCGAACCATGGACCAGGCCCTCAAGTCCCTGATGGCCTCAGAGGAGGAGGTAGCGACCTCTCTGGCCCTTTCTGGCCAAGGGTGCCTTCTCTCAGCTCACCTTCCTCCACCTCAGCATCTCAGGCCTCGCTGTCACCTGCAGGGGTCGGGAGGGCCTGGGGCTTCCAAACTCTGCCGGCTGTCACTCTCACAATTCTGCTCTGCTCTTCTCTCCTCCACCCTCCCACTGTGCCGTCTCCACTGTCTCGCCTCACTgtgcccccacaccccaccctgccccaccacaccccacccctgcagtaAATGTGGGGACCTAGAGGAGGAGCTGAAAATTGTTACCAACAACCTGAAATCCCTGGAGGCCCAAGCGGACAAG TATTCCACCAAGGAGGACAAATACGAAGAGGAGATCAAGCTGCTGGAGGAGAAGCTGAAGGAG GCTGAGACCCGAGCCGAGTTTGCCGAAAGGTCTGTGGCCAAGTTGGAGAAGACCATCGACGACCTGGAAG AGACCTTGGCCAGCGCCAAGGAGGAGAACGTGGAGATTCACCAGACCCTGGACCAGACCCTGCTGGAACTCAACAACCTGTGA
- the TPM2 gene encoding tropomyosin beta chain, giving the protein MDAIKKKMQMLKLDKENAIDRAEQAEADKKQAEDRCKQLEEEQQALQKKLKGTEDEVEKYSESVKDAQEKLEQAEKKATDAEADVASLNRRIQLVEEELDRAQERLATALQKLEEAEKAADESERGMKVIENRAMKDEEKMELQEMQLKEAKHIAEDSDRKYEEVARKLVILEGELERSEERAEVAESKCGDLEEELKIVTNNLKSLEAQADKYSTKEDKYEEEIKLLEEKLKEAETRAEFAERSVAKLEKTIDDLEDEVYAQKMKYKAISEELDNALNDITSL; this is encoded by the exons ATGGACGCCATCAAGAAGAAGATGCAGATGCTGAAGCTGGACAAGGAGAACGCCATCGACCGCGCCGAGCAGGCCGAAGCCGACAAGAAGCAAGCTGAGGACCGCTGCAAGCAG CTGGAGGAGGAACAGCAGGCGCTCCAGAAGAAGCTGAAGGGGACTGAAGATGAGGTGGAGAAGTACTCGGAGTCGGTGAAAGACGCCCAGGAGAAACTGGAGCAGGCCGAGAAGAAGGCCACCGAC GCTGAAGCAGATGTGGCCTCCCTGAACCGCCGCATTCAGCTGGTAGAGGAGGAGCTGGACCGGGCGCAGGAGCGTCTGGCCACTGCCCTGCAGAAGCTGGAGGAGGCCGAGAAGGCTGCTGATGAGAGCGAGAG AGGCATGAAGGTCATCGAAAACCGGGCCATGAAGGATGAGGAGAAGATGGagctgcaggagatgcagctgaAGGAGGCCAAGCACATTGCTGAGGACTCAGACCGCAAATACGAGGAG gtGGCCAGGAAGCTGGTGATCCTCGAGGGAGAGCTGGAGCGCTCAGAAGAGAGAGCTGAGGTGGCCGAGAG taAATGTGGGGACCTAGAGGAGGAGCTGAAAATTGTTACCAACAACCTGAAATCCCTGGAGGCCCAAGCGGACAAG TATTCCACCAAGGAGGACAAATACGAAGAGGAGATCAAGCTGCTGGAGGAGAAGCTGAAGGAG GCTGAGACCCGAGCCGAGTTTGCCGAAAGGTCTGTGGCCAAGTTGGAGAAGACCATCGACGACCTGGAAG atgaaGTCTATGCACAGAAGATGAAGTACAAGGCCATCAGCGAGGAGCTGGACAACGCACTCAACGACATCACCTCCCTCTGA
- the TPM2 gene encoding tropomyosin beta chain isoform X1 → MDAIKKKMQMLKLDKENAIDRAEQAEADKKQAEDRCKQLEEEQQALQKKLKGTEDEVEKYSESVKDAQEKLEQAEKKATDAEADVASLNRRIQLVEEELDRAQERLATALQKLEEAEKAADESERGMKVIENRAMKDEEKMELQEMQLKEAKHIAEDSDRKYEEVARKLVILEGELERSEERAEVAESRARQLEEELRTMDQALKSLMASEEEVATSLALSGQGCLLSAHLPPPQHLRPRCHLQGSGGPGASKLCRLSLSQFCSALLSSTLPLCRLHCLASLCPHTPPCPTTPHPCSKCGDLEEELKIVTNNLKSLEAQADKYSTKEDKYEEEIKLLEEKLKEAETRAEFAERSVAKLEKTIDDLEDEVYAQKMKYKAISEELDNALNDITSL, encoded by the exons ATGGACGCCATCAAGAAGAAGATGCAGATGCTGAAGCTGGACAAGGAGAACGCCATCGACCGCGCCGAGCAGGCCGAAGCCGACAAGAAGCAAGCTGAGGACCGCTGCAAGCAG CTGGAGGAGGAACAGCAGGCGCTCCAGAAGAAGCTGAAGGGGACTGAAGATGAGGTGGAGAAGTACTCGGAGTCGGTGAAAGACGCCCAGGAGAAACTGGAGCAGGCCGAGAAGAAGGCCACCGAC GCTGAAGCAGATGTGGCCTCCCTGAACCGCCGCATTCAGCTGGTAGAGGAGGAGCTGGACCGGGCGCAGGAGCGTCTGGCCACTGCCCTGCAGAAGCTGGAGGAGGCCGAGAAGGCTGCTGATGAGAGCGAGAG AGGCATGAAGGTCATCGAAAACCGGGCCATGAAGGATGAGGAGAAGATGGagctgcaggagatgcagctgaAGGAGGCCAAGCACATTGCTGAGGACTCAGACCGCAAATACGAGGAG gtGGCCAGGAAGCTGGTGATCCTCGAGGGAGAGCTGGAGCGCTCAGAAGAGAGAGCTGAGGTGGCCGAGAG TCGAGCCAGGCAGCTGGAGGAGGAACTCCGAACCATGGACCAGGCCCTCAAGTCCCTGATGGCCTCAGAGGAGGAGGTAGCGACCTCTCTGGCCCTTTCTGGCCAAGGGTGCCTTCTCTCAGCTCACCTTCCTCCACCTCAGCATCTCAGGCCTCGCTGTCACCTGCAGGGGTCGGGAGGGCCTGGGGCTTCCAAACTCTGCCGGCTGTCACTCTCACAATTCTGCTCTGCTCTTCTCTCCTCCACCCTCCCACTGTGCCGTCTCCACTGTCTCGCCTCACTgtgcccccacaccccaccctgccccaccacaccccacccctgcagtaAATGTGGGGACCTAGAGGAGGAGCTGAAAATTGTTACCAACAACCTGAAATCCCTGGAGGCCCAAGCGGACAAG TATTCCACCAAGGAGGACAAATACGAAGAGGAGATCAAGCTGCTGGAGGAGAAGCTGAAGGAG GCTGAGACCCGAGCCGAGTTTGCCGAAAGGTCTGTGGCCAAGTTGGAGAAGACCATCGACGACCTGGAAG atgaaGTCTATGCACAGAAGATGAAGTACAAGGCCATCAGCGAGGAGCTGGACAACGCACTCAACGACATCACCTCCCTCTGA